In the genome of bacterium, one region contains:
- a CDS encoding DUF4124 domain-containing protein yields the protein MKPRNSGWNPGCAARLAAAAALVLSLSFAAPSLADIYRWEDERGVIHFTDDPSAIPAKYRRKAREIQKTPPGAGRPSVSTIGGPPAPPGPSLSPRPSRGETPGRPALPDDDDATRAEKLRAKIEAKETFLRAVDEKRSLATNPYRNRIVSPSDMELYRKYQEELPGDRERLKELETRVAPVKEP from the coding sequence ATGAAACCACGGAATTCCGGATGGAACCCAGGATGCGCGGCTCGCCTGGCGGCCGCGGCGGCACTCGTCCTCTCGCTCTCGTTCGCCGCGCCCTCGCTCGCCGACATCTACCGTTGGGAGGATGAACGCGGCGTGATCCACTTCACCGACGACCCCTCGGCCATCCCCGCGAAATACAGGAGAAAGGCCCGCGAGATCCAGAAAACGCCGCCCGGTGCGGGACGGCCGTCCGTCTCCACGATCGGCGGCCCCCCCGCGCCGCCGGGCCCGTCCCTCTCCCCGAGGCCGTCGAGGGGGGAAACGCCCGGCAGACCGGCGCTCCCGGACGACGACGACGCAACGCGGGCCGAGAAGCTCCGCGCGAAGATCGAAGCGAAGGAAACGTTCCTTCGCGCCGTGGACGAGAAGCGGTCCCTCGCGACCAACCCGTACCGGAACCGCATCGTCTCCCCCTCGGACATGGAGTTGTACCGCAAGTACCAGGAGGAGCTTCCCGGCGACCGGGAGCGTCTGAAGGAGCTCGAGACGCGCGTTGCCCCCGTCAAGGAGCCGTAA
- a CDS encoding RluA family pseudouridine synthase → MLILQSLAVLPGESGTRLDRFLRGRYPEVPSRSVRFAIEGGAVRVGGALSAKGRILREGESVTVESLAEATDWLPVPSDLPGASVVQEDSHVAVLCKPHDAHTEPQRPLEAGTLAGYLRMRHPEVAEIAPTPGLTLLTRLDFATSGAVPAALTAQAWTFLRHEREMGAIGKRYLCLVEGDVEEPTPIDYAIDSGGGGTVRVRKGSPDPDPCRWTWIEPVRCVGDGRTLVRATISRGKRHQIRAHLAAAGHPIVGDRRYAAVPPEGPGKTRLMLHAEEVTFRHPATGAPMRVVCPPGPEFTAP, encoded by the coding sequence ATGCTGATCCTCCAGTCGCTCGCCGTCCTTCCCGGGGAGTCCGGGACCCGTCTCGACCGGTTCCTGCGGGGCCGGTACCCGGAGGTCCCTTCGCGCAGCGTGCGATTCGCCATCGAGGGGGGGGCGGTCCGGGTCGGCGGAGCCCTCTCCGCCAAGGGGCGCATCCTCCGGGAAGGGGAGAGCGTCACCGTGGAGTCCCTCGCGGAAGCGACAGACTGGCTCCCCGTCCCTTCCGATCTTCCCGGGGCGTCCGTCGTCCAGGAAGATTCCCACGTCGCCGTCCTGTGCAAGCCGCATGACGCCCACACCGAGCCCCAGCGGCCGCTGGAGGCGGGCACGCTTGCCGGCTACCTGCGGATGCGTCACCCGGAGGTGGCGGAGATCGCCCCGACTCCGGGCCTCACGCTGCTCACCCGGCTCGACTTCGCCACCAGCGGGGCGGTCCCGGCGGCGCTCACGGCGCAGGCGTGGACATTCCTTCGGCACGAGCGGGAGATGGGAGCCATCGGGAAGCGGTACCTTTGCCTCGTGGAGGGGGACGTCGAGGAGCCGACCCCGATCGACTACGCGATCGATTCGGGCGGGGGGGGGACCGTCCGGGTGCGGAAGGGATCCCCGGACCCGGACCCGTGCCGCTGGACCTGGATCGAGCCGGTGCGCTGCGTCGGGGACGGCCGCACCCTGGTCCGGGCGACGATCTCCCGCGGCAAGCGGCACCAGATCCGGGCGCACCTCGCCGCCGCCGGCCATCCGATCGTGGGAGACCGCCGGTACGCCGCCGTCCCCCCGGAGGGTCCGGGGAAGACGCGGCTTATGCTGCACGCGGAGGAGGTGACGTTCCGGCACCCCGCCACGGGCGCGCCGATGCGGGTCGTCTGCCCCCCCGGCCCGGAGTTTACGGCTCCTTGA
- a CDS encoding universal stress protein produces MYEKILVPLDGSDLAERAIRHAREIARGTRSEILLLQAVNLPMPVVPEAVLIPDGKWLAEARKEAARYLEGIAAPLREAGMRVRTLLDDRPPADAILHVAAREGVDLIVMSTHGRGGFSRMLMGSVAESVFRSTSRTVMLVKPERPAVATHPDEELYLHIP; encoded by the coding sequence ATGTACGAAAAGATCCTTGTCCCGCTGGACGGCTCCGATCTCGCGGAGCGGGCGATCCGGCACGCGCGGGAGATCGCCAGGGGAACCCGAAGCGAAATCCTCCTGCTGCAGGCCGTCAACCTCCCGATGCCCGTCGTCCCCGAGGCCGTGCTGATCCCCGACGGAAAATGGCTCGCCGAGGCGAGGAAGGAGGCGGCCCGGTACCTCGAAGGGATCGCCGCGCCGCTGCGCGAGGCGGGGATGCGCGTCCGCACGCTCCTGGACGACCGGCCTCCCGCCGACGCGATCCTCCACGTGGCCGCGCGCGAGGGGGTCGACCTGATCGTCATGAGCACGCACGGACGCGGCGGGTTCTCCCGGATGCTGATGGGAAGCGTCGCGGAAAGCGTGTTCCGGTCGACGTCGCGGACGGTGATGCTCGTGAAGCCCGAAAGGCCCGCCGTCGCGACGCATCCCGACGAGGAGCTGTACCTCCATATTCCGTAG
- a CDS encoding peptidyl-prolyl cis-trans isomerase codes for MRKPLMIAGVLLLCGGIAFGAKTARKGGKPMVLLETSLGAIKVELYPDKAPVSVKNFLAYVKEGHYDGLIFHRVIRDFMVQGGGFTKEMRERGSKHPPIRNEADNGLKNDRGTLAMARTSVVDSATAQFFINVVNNDFLNHRAKTPQGYGYAVFGKVTEGMDVVDKIRVVPTGNAGMFQDVPLQPVTITKATVVQQ; via the coding sequence ATGCGGAAACCGCTGATGATCGCGGGTGTCCTGTTGCTCTGCGGCGGGATCGCCTTTGGCGCAAAGACTGCCCGCAAGGGAGGGAAGCCCATGGTGCTCCTCGAAACAAGCCTCGGGGCGATCAAGGTCGAATTGTACCCGGACAAGGCGCCCGTTTCCGTGAAGAACTTTCTCGCCTACGTCAAGGAAGGACATTACGACGGGTTGATCTTCCACCGCGTGATCCGGGATTTCATGGTCCAGGGCGGCGGGTTCACGAAGGAGATGCGGGAGCGCGGATCGAAGCACCCGCCGATCCGGAACGAGGCGGACAACGGGTTGAAGAACGACCGCGGCACGCTTGCGATGGCCCGAACCTCCGTGGTCGACTCCGCGACGGCGCAATTCTTCATCAACGTGGTGAACAACGACTTCCTCAACCATCGCGCGAAGACCCCGCAAGGGTACGGATACGCCGTGTTCGGCAAGGTCACGGAGGGGATGGACGTCGTCGACAAGATCCGCGTGGTGCCCACCGGGAACGCAGGCATGTTCCAGGACGTCCCCCTGCAGCCCGTCACCATCACGAAGGCGACGGTCGTGCAGCAGTGA
- a CDS encoding TolC family protein, producing MTTTGEIPFLRALPFLLAVLCASPFSAGAETMSLSVGDAVRIAVEKNLDLQVETYSPAVAETGIMKARAIYDPFLSVLVDHQGSNRQAAPESSLLEKRRLFHFDTSISQLFFSGATASASFTNLWFKDSLGFTNEPGLPTSRFTEPQLVLSFSQPLLQGLGREVTERGITTADDAMDASLADWTRRALDTAATARNQYLVLVKARENLATQQASLALAREVQAQNEGRVAAGVLAAYQLQDSRLGVLRAQKEFLDADRAEKDAADRLRTTLHLPADTAIATTPPPPETKEPSESDALRTALERRPDIVKARVAVRTAEFNEKVSRNLALPYLALEGSAGVAGLDTSYGDALGDMSSASYPNWSVGLSFSVPIGNRSARADVAANRLIASQARTRLAATEESAALEVRTALRALASALEQLGVTGQGVTAAEVLMDSYLKRQQLGLATTKDVLDVSASLTQARENYTAARADYQVAFTNLWKATGELLDRQGIRLKGSSIASGNRKGTP from the coding sequence ATGACGACCACCGGGGAAATCCCGTTCCTGCGCGCGCTGCCTTTTCTCCTCGCGGTCCTCTGCGCCTCCCCTTTTTCCGCCGGCGCCGAAACGATGTCGCTCTCGGTCGGGGACGCCGTGCGGATCGCCGTGGAGAAGAACCTGGATCTGCAGGTGGAGACCTACTCCCCCGCCGTCGCCGAAACCGGGATTATGAAGGCGCGCGCCATCTACGACCCGTTCCTTTCGGTCCTGGTCGACCACCAGGGATCGAACCGGCAGGCGGCCCCGGAATCTTCGCTGCTCGAAAAACGCCGTCTGTTCCACTTCGACACTTCGATCTCGCAACTGTTCTTTTCGGGGGCCACGGCATCGGCCTCGTTCACCAATCTGTGGTTCAAGGACAGCCTCGGCTTTACGAACGAACCCGGCCTTCCGACCTCCCGCTTCACCGAGCCGCAGCTGGTCCTGTCGTTCTCCCAGCCGCTGCTCCAGGGGCTGGGCCGCGAGGTGACGGAGCGCGGCATCACCACGGCGGACGACGCGATGGATGCCTCCCTCGCGGATTGGACCCGGCGGGCGCTGGACACCGCCGCGACCGCGCGGAACCAGTACCTGGTCCTCGTGAAGGCGCGGGAGAACCTCGCGACGCAGCAGGCCTCCCTGGCCCTCGCCCGCGAGGTCCAGGCGCAGAACGAGGGAAGGGTCGCCGCCGGGGTGCTGGCCGCCTACCAGCTGCAGGATTCCCGGCTGGGGGTGCTTCGGGCGCAGAAGGAGTTCCTCGACGCGGACCGCGCCGAGAAGGACGCCGCCGACCGGCTCCGAACCACGCTGCACCTTCCGGCAGACACGGCCATCGCGACCACGCCGCCGCCTCCCGAGACAAAGGAACCGTCCGAATCCGATGCGCTGCGCACCGCGTTGGAGCGGCGTCCCGACATCGTGAAGGCGCGCGTGGCCGTCCGAACCGCGGAATTCAACGAGAAGGTTTCCCGCAATCTCGCCCTTCCCTATCTCGCGCTGGAGGGAAGCGCCGGGGTCGCGGGGCTCGACACGAGCTACGGCGACGCGCTCGGCGACATGTCCAGCGCCAGCTACCCCAACTGGTCGGTGGGGTTGAGCTTCTCCGTGCCGATCGGGAACCGGTCCGCCCGCGCCGACGTCGCGGCGAACCGGCTGATCGCCAGCCAGGCGCGGACCCGGCTCGCGGCGACCGAGGAGTCGGCGGCCCTCGAGGTCCGGACCGCACTACGCGCGCTGGCCTCGGCGCTTGAGCAGCTCGGCGTGACCGGGCAGGGGGTGACGGCCGCGGAGGTCCTCATGGACTCCTACCTGAAGCGGCAACAGTTGGGACTGGCCACCACCAAGGACGTCCTCGACGTCTCCGCCAGCCTGACGCAGGCGCGGGAGAACTACACGGCGGCGCGCGCGGACTACCAGGTCGCCTTCACGAACCTTTGGAAGGCCACCGGGGAGCTGCTCGACCGGCAGGGGATCCGGTTGAAGGGCAGCTCCATCGCATCCGGGAATCGGAAGGGAACTCCATGA
- a CDS encoding efflux RND transporter periplasmic adaptor subunit, translating to MRKLLIGIALAVAVAGAAYLYLKKENGTPAYRTAKVERGEIVDAITATGTINAVTTVSVGSQISGTIQTLYVDYNSRVRKGEVIAQIDPRLLEASVTQAQGSFENAKASLERAKVSVTDTERTYRRNRELLPNGFVAQSDVDAAQTAYEQAVAAQKSAEAVVMQARGSLEVARTNLAYATIRSPVDGIVISRNVDVGQTVAASFQTPTLFSIAQDLTKMQINTNVDESDIGRAAKGQEVVFTVDAWPERKFTGVVAQVRNAPIVTQNVVTYDVVILVDNRELLLKPGMTANVTIQVKKFEDILKIPNPAMRYRPADASKETAAGAGGKRKEAQGHRVYVLGKEKKPRAVSVKTGVSDGAYTELIEGNLNEGDLLVTGEAPKGSSSNSGGTPPGMGFGRFR from the coding sequence ATGAGGAAACTCCTGATCGGGATTGCCCTGGCGGTTGCCGTCGCCGGCGCGGCGTATCTCTACTTGAAGAAGGAGAACGGCACGCCCGCCTACCGGACGGCGAAGGTCGAACGGGGGGAGATCGTCGACGCCATCACCGCAACGGGAACCATCAACGCCGTGACCACCGTTTCCGTCGGGAGCCAGATCTCGGGGACGATCCAGACCCTCTACGTCGACTACAATTCCCGCGTGCGGAAGGGCGAGGTGATCGCCCAGATCGACCCCCGGCTCCTCGAAGCCTCCGTCACGCAGGCGCAGGGGAGCTTCGAGAACGCCAAGGCCTCCCTCGAGAGGGCGAAGGTCTCCGTAACGGACACGGAGCGGACGTACCGCCGGAACCGGGAGCTTCTTCCCAACGGCTTCGTCGCGCAGTCGGACGTAGACGCGGCGCAGACCGCCTACGAGCAGGCGGTCGCGGCGCAAAAAAGCGCCGAGGCCGTCGTGATGCAGGCCAGGGGGTCGCTCGAGGTCGCCCGGACGAACCTCGCCTACGCCACGATCCGCTCGCCGGTGGACGGGATCGTCATCTCCCGCAACGTCGACGTCGGGCAGACGGTGGCCGCCTCCTTCCAGACGCCGACCCTTTTCTCGATCGCCCAGGACCTGACGAAGATGCAGATCAACACGAACGTCGACGAGTCGGACATCGGCCGCGCCGCCAAGGGACAGGAGGTCGTTTTCACGGTGGACGCCTGGCCGGAGAGAAAGTTCACGGGCGTCGTGGCCCAGGTCCGGAACGCGCCGATCGTCACGCAGAACGTGGTCACCTACGACGTCGTGATCCTCGTCGACAACCGGGAACTGCTGCTCAAGCCGGGGATGACGGCGAACGTCACGATCCAGGTGAAGAAGTTCGAGGACATCCTGAAGATCCCCAACCCCGCGATGCGGTACCGCCCGGCCGATGCTTCGAAGGAGACCGCCGCGGGGGCGGGGGGAAAGAGGAAGGAAGCACAGGGCCACCGGGTCTACGTGCTGGGGAAGGAGAAGAAACCCCGGGCGGTCTCCGTCAAGACCGGCGTTTCCGACGGGGCGTACACGGAGCTCATCGAGGGGAACCTGAACGAGGGGGACCTCCTGGTCACGGGCGAGGCGCCGAAGGGATCCTCCAGCAACTCCGGCGGCACTCCGCCCGGGATGGGCTTTGGGAGATTCAGGTAG
- a CDS encoding ABC transporter ATP-binding protein, with protein sequence MTATIELRGVTKTYRLGDVEVKALGGVDLSISTGEFLAVMGPSGSGKSTLMNILGCLDRPTTGSYRLDGEEIGTLSRDGRAVIRRNKLGFVFQGFNLLPRLSAQENVELPMIYDNTPTSVRRDKARKALSSVGLADRAHHLPSQLSGGQQQRVAIARAIVNTPSLLLADEPTGNLDSATSDEIMGIFQRLNDELGITLVLVTHESDIALFARRVIRFRDGLLVEDHPVGNRRTPPAAEGVSA encoded by the coding sequence TTGACCGCGACGATCGAGCTTCGGGGGGTCACCAAGACGTACCGGCTCGGGGACGTCGAGGTGAAAGCGCTCGGGGGGGTGGACCTGTCCATCTCGACGGGCGAATTCCTCGCCGTGATGGGGCCATCGGGGTCGGGGAAGTCCACCCTGATGAACATCCTCGGGTGCCTCGACCGCCCCACCACGGGGAGCTACCGGCTCGACGGCGAGGAGATCGGGACCCTGTCGCGGGACGGCCGCGCGGTCATACGCCGCAACAAGCTCGGCTTCGTCTTCCAGGGATTCAACCTTCTCCCCCGCCTCTCCGCGCAGGAAAACGTCGAGCTGCCGATGATCTACGACAACACCCCGACGTCCGTCCGCCGCGATAAGGCGCGCAAGGCGCTCTCCTCGGTCGGCCTGGCCGACCGGGCGCATCACCTCCCCAGCCAGCTCTCCGGCGGCCAGCAGCAGCGCGTGGCGATCGCGCGGGCGATCGTCAACACGCCGTCCCTCCTCCTCGCCGACGAACCCACCGGGAACCTGGACTCGGCCACCAGCGACGAGATCATGGGGATCTTCCAGAGGCTGAACGACGAGCTCGGGATCACCCTCGTCCTCGTCACCCACGAGTCGGACATCGCCCTGTTCGCCCGGCGGGTGATCCGCTTCCGGGACGGGCTCCTCGTCGAGGACCACCCGGTCGGGAATCGCCGAACGCCCCCCGCGGCGGAAGGGGTCTCCGCATGA
- a CDS encoding ABC transporter permease, producing MNLYSAGKVSFRSLRANKMRSILTMLGMIIGVAAVIIMVAIGAGANERIADQIASVGSNLLLVLPGSTTSGGLRSGFGSTPTLTMDDAKAIGRELPAVALASPSSRSSGPVVYGNQNWSTILQGVSPEYFEMRDWQTAQGRYFTTQEMDAAVKVCLLGTTVAGYLFGPEDPVGKIVRIKRAPFTVVGVLESKGQSPNGQDQDDTVILPVTTLVKKLAGSAHPRSIGVILVQAVDGDHVKEAEREVTSLLRQRHRIGPGQDDDFSVRNLSEMLALAESATRIMSLLLGGIASVSLVVGGIGIMNIMLVSVTERTREIGIRMAVGARERDILSQFLIEAVLLALTGGAIGIVLGSAGAVLISRLAGWSTLISPGAAFLAFGFSAAVGVFFGFYPARKASRMDPIEALRYE from the coding sequence ATGAACCTGTACTCGGCGGGAAAGGTCTCGTTCCGGTCCCTCCGCGCCAACAAGATGCGGTCGATCCTGACGATGCTGGGGATGATCATCGGCGTTGCGGCGGTCATCATCATGGTCGCCATCGGCGCGGGGGCCAACGAGCGGATCGCCGACCAGATCGCCTCCGTGGGCTCGAACCTGCTCCTCGTCCTGCCCGGGAGCACGACCTCGGGCGGCCTGCGGTCCGGCTTCGGGAGCACCCCCACGCTCACGATGGACGACGCGAAGGCGATCGGAAGGGAGCTTCCCGCCGTGGCGCTGGCTTCCCCCTCGTCCCGCTCCAGCGGACCGGTGGTCTACGGGAACCAGAACTGGAGCACGATCCTCCAGGGGGTTTCCCCCGAATATTTCGAGATGCGCGACTGGCAGACCGCCCAGGGGAGATATTTCACGACGCAGGAGATGGACGCGGCCGTGAAGGTCTGCCTGCTGGGCACCACCGTGGCCGGGTACCTTTTCGGCCCGGAGGACCCGGTCGGGAAGATCGTGCGGATCAAGCGCGCCCCCTTCACCGTGGTCGGCGTGCTCGAATCGAAGGGGCAGTCCCCGAACGGCCAGGACCAGGACGACACCGTGATCCTTCCCGTCACGACCCTGGTCAAGAAGCTCGCCGGCAGCGCCCACCCGCGGTCGATCGGCGTCATCCTCGTTCAGGCCGTCGACGGGGACCACGTCAAGGAGGCGGAGCGGGAGGTAACCTCCCTGCTCCGGCAGCGCCACCGGATCGGCCCGGGACAGGACGACGACTTCTCCGTGCGGAACCTCTCCGAGATGCTGGCCCTGGCCGAGTCGGCCACCCGGATCATGAGCCTCCTGCTGGGCGGGATCGCTTCCGTGTCGCTGGTGGTCGGCGGCATCGGGATCATGAACATCATGCTGGTGTCGGTGACGGAAAGGACGCGGGAGATCGGGATCCGGATGGCGGTCGGGGCGCGGGAGCGCGACATCCTCTCCCAGTTCCTGATCGAGGCGGTCCTGCTGGCCCTCACGGGCGGAGCGATCGGGATCGTGCTGGGGTCGGCCGGGGCGGTCCTCATCTCCCGGCTCGCCGGTTGGTCCACGCTCATCTCGCCAGGCGCCGCCTTCCTCGCCTTCGGCTTCTCCGCCGCCGTGGGCGTCTTCTTCGGCTTCTACCCGGCGCGAAAGGCGTCCCGGATGGACCCGATAGAGGCGCTCAGATACGAATAG